Sequence from the Bacillus sp. es.036 genome:
CAAATGTGCGGGAGTTTACAACAGTTTGTAAGAGAACGCTTTAAGGAGGGTTATGATGAATAATCAATACTGGAAAACCCCACAGTCACAAAACATGGGTGGCTATGGGCAAATGCCGCAGCAACCGCAAGGCGGGCAAATGGCACAGTTTCCTTCAGGCTTCCCTGGTCAAGGACAGCAAGTTCAAGGAGCATCCATGGGCGTAGGCTTTCCTGCACAACTTGCCGTAGAGCAATCTTACATCGAAAACATCCTGCGCTTGAATTTAGGGAAAATCGCCACCGTTTACATGACGTTCGAAAACAGCGAGAAATGGAACTCGAAAGTGTTCAAAGGGGTTGTCGAAGCAGCGGGAAGAGATCATATCATTCTTTCTGATCCCCAAACAGGCAAACGTTATATTTTACTCATGGTTTATTTAGACTATATTACATTTGATGAAGAGCTCGAGTATAACTACCCTCTTCAACAAACAACGCAATATACTCCGCGTTAGCGGATATGAAAAAGCTGCCGGGATTCCGGCAGCTTTCTGTTTTGGCCAATAAAAATGAAACTTGGCCAATATATTGTGAGTTTGGCCAATATAATCCCGCTTTGGCCAATATCCTGAGAAATTAGCCAAAAAACCGCAACCATCCGCCAACTTTCGACATATAACGGGGGGTGACAGGCACCCGCAACCCGCGAATCACGAGCAACGCACAAAACCACGCTACGCCTTAAACGCCGCAACCACAACCAAAATCCACGCTGTAATAAACGCAACGCCACCAAGCGGCGTAATCGCACCAAGAATCTTAATTCCGCTCAGGCTAAGTACATACAAGCTGCCGGAAAACAGCACGATTCCAGCAAACATCAGCCAGCCCGCCCATTGCATCAATCCTGCAGATTGGAGCTTATCTGCCGCAATAGCTACTCCAACTAACCCAAGCGCGTGATACATATGATATTGGACACCTGTTTTGAACGTTTCTAGCATTTTCTCTGATAGTCGTCCTTCTAATCCATGTGCGCCAAATGCGCCAAGTCCAACCGCAATAGCCGCATTAATCGCACCAATAATTAAAAATAGCTTCATCTCATTATCCGCTCCTTCGTCCGAATCTTCTCTCCCATCATAGCGGAAAGCGCTTGAATGAAGCAACGAATTCTGAAATTGTTCATATACCTTTCGAATCTTGCCACTTACCTGTTTGCATACTTCGGTGCACAATTTGCACACTCTCTTTAAAAACAAACCAACCGCCTAGCGGAAATAGGATTAGCCCCATCCATCCAGGAAACGAAAAACCTGTTACCAAACAAAGCAAGAGAAAACCTGGCATTGAAATGAGCTTGTAAGCTTGTTTCCCGGCTTCCTCACGTAGCGACGTCTCCCACTGAAATAACTGACTATAGCTACCTTCTGAGAACTCACGCCAGTCCGCACTCGATAGACCGATCAGCGCATATAAAGCAAAAAGGAGCACCACTACTTTCACAACAAGCGGCAACAGAATGATCGCTGCCGTTCCCCATCCAACCACTTGGAAATAAAATTGCATTTTCCCAACCGATCGAAGCAACCATTTCGTG
This genomic interval carries:
- the gerQ gene encoding spore coat protein GerQ, giving the protein MNNQYWKTPQSQNMGGYGQMPQQPQGGQMAQFPSGFPGQGQQVQGASMGVGFPAQLAVEQSYIENILRLNLGKIATVYMTFENSEKWNSKVFKGVVEAAGRDHIILSDPQTGKRYILLMVYLDYITFDEELEYNYPLQQTTQYTPR
- a CDS encoding DUF423 domain-containing protein, encoding MKLFLIIGAINAAIAVGLGAFGAHGLEGRLSEKMLETFKTGVQYHMYHALGLVGVAIAADKLQSAGLMQWAGWLMFAGIVLFSGSLYVLSLSGIKILGAITPLGGVAFITAWILVVVAAFKA